From a single Camarhynchus parvulus chromosome 6, STF_HiC, whole genome shotgun sequence genomic region:
- the RBP4 gene encoding retinol-binding protein 4 codes for MLALQLSGLRKPQEYIKHSLLGHCHRHQHLGSQEAPGTGTVCKGPCCCGLGTTRDRMAHTESALPWLLLLSLALMGSSTAERDCRVSSFKVKENFDKTRYSGTWYAMAKKDPEGLFLQDNVVAQFSVDENGQMTATAKGRVRLFNNWDVCADMIGSFTDTEDPAKFKMRYWGVASFLQKGNDDHWVVDTDYDTYALHYSCRQLNADGTCADSYSFVFSRDPKGLPPDALKIVRQRQIDLCLDRKYRVITHNGFCS; via the exons atgctggccctgcagctcagcGGGTTGCGAAAGCCCCAGGAGTACATAAAGCATTCCCTGCTTGGGCACTGCCACCGCCATCAACACTTGGGCTCCCAAGAGGCTCCAGGGACCGGCACTGTCTGTAAGggaccctgctgctgtgggctggggacaaC cagggacaggatggCCCACACAGAGagtgctctgccctggctgctgctgctgtcactggccttgatgggcagcagcactgcagagcgGGACTGCCGAGTAAGCAGCTTCAAAGTCAAGGAGAACTTCGACAAGACCAGG TACAGTGGCACCTGGTATGCTATGGCAAAAAAAGATCCTGAGGGGCTGTTTCTACAGGACAATGTGGTAGCCCAGTTCAGCGTAGATGAGAATGGACAAATGACTGCCACTGCAAAGGGCAGAGTCAGACTCTTCAA TAACTGGGATGTCTGTGCTGACATGATCGGCTCTTTCACTGACACAGAGGATCCTGCCAAGTTCAAGATGAGGTACTGGGGAGTTGCctcttttctgcagaaaggaa ATGATGATCACTGGGTAGTGGACACAGATTATGATACATACGCTCTTCATTACTCCTGCCGCCAGCTAAATGCAGATGGCACTTGTGCTGACAGCTACTCCTTTGTGTTCTCCCGGGACCCCAAGGGATTGCCTCCAGATGCACTGAAAATTGTCAGACAAAGGCAGATAGACCTCTGCTTGGACAGGAAATACAGAGTCATCACTCATAATG gATTTTGCTCTTAA
- the FFAR4 gene encoding free fatty acid receptor 4 isoform X2: MPVSGGTPGWNKTYFPFFSDFRGHNVVALRIGESCALVFIFLLSLAGNIWGICLLVRRHRRLCAANCLVLNLFCADLLFITAMPFIAVVRWTESWVLGNFVCHLLFYVVSLSGTVILLSLSAVSLERFVSIARLRHAAFRRRKDIHICTLDWPSTAGETVWDTTFATVFFLIPGFIIVISYSKILQITKASRRRLNAGLAYPEHHQIRVSQQDYKLFRALFLLMISFFIMWTPIIIIFFLILIQNFKKDLNILPSVFFWIALFTFANSAVNPILYNVAYFRRKCQEIFLCCTGNPERHGAGTETTARRSKHEQPHLSFITR, from the exons ATGCCCGTGTCCGGGGGCACACCAGGATGGAATAAGACCTATTTCCCCTTCTTCTCGGACTTCAGGGGCCACAATGTGGTGGCCCTGCGCATCGGCGAGTCATGTGCCTTGGTCTTCATCTTCCTGCTGTCGTTGGCGGGAAACATCTGGGGCATCTGCCTGCTGGTGAGGCGGCACCGCCGGCTCTGCGCCGCCAACTGCCTCGTCCTCAACCTCTTCTGCGCCGACCTGCTCTTCATCACTGCCATGCCCTTCATCGCCGTCGTGCGCTGGACCGAGTCCTGGGTGCTGGGCAACTTCGTTTGCCACCTGCTCTTCTATGTGGTGAGCCTGAGCGGCACCGtcatcctcctctccctgtcGGCCGTCAGCCTGGAGCGCTTCGTCAGCATCGCCCGGCTGCGCCACGCCGCCTTCCGCCGCCGCAAG GACATTCATATTTGCACCCTGGATtggcccagcactgcaggagaaaCAGTCTGGGATACGACCTTTGCCACTGTGTTCTTTCTGATACCAGGATTCATCATTGTCATCAGTTACTCCAAAATCTTACAG ATTACAAAAGCATCAAGAAGAAGGTTAAATGCTGGTTTAGCCTACCCAGAACATCATCAGATTCGTGTTTCCCAGCAAGACTACAAACTATTCCGAGCCCTTTTTCTGTTGATGATCTCTTTCTTTATTATGTGGACTccaataataattattttttttttaattttaattcagaacttcaaaaaagatttaaatattttgccatCAGTTTTCTTCTGGATAGCATTATTCACTTTTGCCAACTCTGCTGTCAATCCAATTCTGTATAATGTTGCCTATTTCAGACGTAAATGTCAGgaaatttttctgtgttgtacAGGGAACCCTGAAAGGCATGGAGCAGGTACAGAAACCACTGCAAGAAGAAGTAAACATGAACAGCCACATTTGTCTTTCATTACCAGATAA
- the FFAR4 gene encoding free fatty acid receptor 4 isoform X1: MPVSGGTPGWNKTYFPFFSDFRGHNVVALRIGESCALVFIFLLSLAGNIWGICLLVRRHRRLCAANCLVLNLFCADLLFITAMPFIAVVRWTESWVLGNFVCHLLFYVVSLSGTVILLSLSAVSLERFVSIARLRHAAFRRRKVLAAALLVIWGLAALITLPLCCFFTVVRLPAPAGQDIHICTLDWPSTAGETVWDTTFATVFFLIPGFIIVISYSKILQITKASRRRLNAGLAYPEHHQIRVSQQDYKLFRALFLLMISFFIMWTPIIIIFFLILIQNFKKDLNILPSVFFWIALFTFANSAVNPILYNVAYFRRKCQEIFLCCTGNPERHGAGTETTARRSKHEQPHLSFITR; encoded by the exons ATGCCCGTGTCCGGGGGCACACCAGGATGGAATAAGACCTATTTCCCCTTCTTCTCGGACTTCAGGGGCCACAATGTGGTGGCCCTGCGCATCGGCGAGTCATGTGCCTTGGTCTTCATCTTCCTGCTGTCGTTGGCGGGAAACATCTGGGGCATCTGCCTGCTGGTGAGGCGGCACCGCCGGCTCTGCGCCGCCAACTGCCTCGTCCTCAACCTCTTCTGCGCCGACCTGCTCTTCATCACTGCCATGCCCTTCATCGCCGTCGTGCGCTGGACCGAGTCCTGGGTGCTGGGCAACTTCGTTTGCCACCTGCTCTTCTATGTGGTGAGCCTGAGCGGCACCGtcatcctcctctccctgtcGGCCGTCAGCCTGGAGCGCTTCGTCAGCATCGCCCGGCTGCGCCACGCCGCCTTCCGCCGCCGCAAGGTGCTGGCAGCCGCCTTGCTCGTCATCTGGGGTCTCGCCGCCCTCATCACCCTCCcgctctgctgcttcttcaccGTGGTGCGCCTGCCTGCCCCCGCCGGCCAG GACATTCATATTTGCACCCTGGATtggcccagcactgcaggagaaaCAGTCTGGGATACGACCTTTGCCACTGTGTTCTTTCTGATACCAGGATTCATCATTGTCATCAGTTACTCCAAAATCTTACAG ATTACAAAAGCATCAAGAAGAAGGTTAAATGCTGGTTTAGCCTACCCAGAACATCATCAGATTCGTGTTTCCCAGCAAGACTACAAACTATTCCGAGCCCTTTTTCTGTTGATGATCTCTTTCTTTATTATGTGGACTccaataataattattttttttttaattttaattcagaacttcaaaaaagatttaaatattttgccatCAGTTTTCTTCTGGATAGCATTATTCACTTTTGCCAACTCTGCTGTCAATCCAATTCTGTATAATGTTGCCTATTTCAGACGTAAATGTCAGgaaatttttctgtgttgtacAGGGAACCCTGAAAGGCATGGAGCAGGTACAGAAACCACTGCAAGAAGAAGTAAACATGAACAGCCACATTTGTCTTTCATTACCAGATAA